One Stigmatopora nigra isolate UIUO_SnigA chromosome 1, RoL_Snig_1.1, whole genome shotgun sequence DNA segment encodes these proteins:
- the tceanc gene encoding transcription elongation factor A N-terminal and central domain-containing protein, with product MAEPSRSASAGQEADHADSTAASLRSKCVQLLVSAIHPEPQELEMATELATQVEQHIHCIHSSNQVKYKACIRSKVSNLKNPKNRHLRQGLLSGSLTPEAFARMSAEEMACAELRRQREEYSSRDVSERQLPRGVEGTATRQLRCERCGGSDCSVTQVDRGTLFLPAWVRPGGPDDQAMTFVTCSSCGQQWYHSGWISL from the coding sequence ATGGCAGAGCCGAGCAGGAGTGCTTCTGCAGGGCAGGAGGCCGATCACGCAGACAGCACCGCGGCGTCTCTGAGGTCCAAATGTGTTCAGCTCCTCGTGTCAGCCATCCACCCCGAACCACAAGAACTGGAAATGGCCACGGAGCTGGCTACGCAGGTTGAACAGCACATTCATTGCATCCACTCCTCAAATCAGGTGAAATACAAGGCCTGTATAAGAAGCAAGGTGTCCAACTTGAAGAATCCTAAAAACCGCCACCTCCGCCAGGGCCTGCTGAGCGGCTCCTTGACCCCGGAGGCCTTTGCCCGCATGTCAGCAGAGGAAATGGCCTGCGCCGAGCTACGGCGACAAAGGGAGGAGTACTCGTCTCGTGATGTCAGCGAAAGGCAACTTCCCCGCGGGGTAGAAGGGACGGCCACGCGGCAGCTCCGCTGCGAGCGGTGCGGCGGCTCAGACTGCAGCGTGACGCAGGTGGACCGAGGGACACTCTTTCTGCCGGCGTGGGTGCGCCCGGGAGGCCCCGATGACCAGGCCATGACTTTTGTGACTTGTAGCAGTTGTGGGCAGCAGTGGTACCACAGTGGATGGATCTCCCTATGA